A region from the Euleptes europaea isolate rEulEur1 chromosome 13, rEulEur1.hap1, whole genome shotgun sequence genome encodes:
- the MARS2 gene encoding methionine--tRNA ligase, mitochondrial has protein sequence MRRRLLLLSLAARRSSVSLQPRWGRRCCCCCAPASVRGPSGSPPGRRLLSTPIFYANGSPHIGHLYSALLADALHRHRQLHERGGRLATGTDEHGLKIQMTAAAAGSLPQHFCDRVSAEFRGLFAQAGISYTDFIRTTEPRHRRAVEHFWATLRDRGWLYRANYEGWYCTAEETFLAASQVTECPDTQGNRHTVSLESGHQVHWTKEENYMFKLSEFREPLLRWLQESRLTVTPEPFYQQVLQWLKQDLPDLSVSRDRNRLQWGIPVPGDSTQTIYVWVDALVNYLTVVGYPEAHHDWWPAACHIVGKDILKFHVIYWPALLMAAGLDPPEQIFVHSHWTVQGQKMSKSLGNVVDPRACFQQYTVDGFRYFLLRQGVPDRDCDYYDEKVIKLVNSELADVLGGLLNRCTAPSLNPSGTYPRFSEACFPRAVGTQNRKGLGKASTEDYKLVSSVKELPLQVSSYFEGFQVYKALESIVDCARQTNGFMQRHKPWKLSREDPSQQQWLDTILHVTLECLRIYGLLLQPVIPTIADKLLSRLGVGPSERSLRTLTFLSRYQDEQCPFEGRYLGPDTGLLFPKLEKPKARNHGGL, from the exons atgcggcggcggctgctgctgctgtccctgGCCGCGCGCCGCTCCTCCGTGTCGCTGCAGCCGCGATGGGggaggcgctgctgctgctgctgcgctccGGCTTCGGTCCGGGGCCCGAGCGGCTCCCCTCCCGGCCGCCGCCTTCTCTCCACGCCCATCTTTTACGCGAACGGCTCTCCGCACATCGGGCACCTGTACTCGGCGCTGCTGGCTGACGCGCTGCACCGGCACCGGCAGCTCCACGAGCGGGGAGGGCGCTTGGCCACCg GAACAGACGAACATGGGCTGAAAATTCAGATGACAGCAGCGGCTGCAGGCAGTTTACCTCAGCACTTCTGCGATCGTGTATCGGCGGAATTTCGGGGGCTCTTTGCCCAGGCAGGCATCTCTTACACTGACTTCATCCGCACCACAGAGCCGCGGCACAGACGGGCAGTGGAGCACTTCTGGGCCACCCTGCGGGACCGGGGCTGGCTTTATCGGGCCAATTATGAAGGCTGGTACTGCACTGCTGAGGAGACTTTCTTGGCGGCTTCTCAGGTCACGGAGTGCCCTGACACCCAAGGCAACAGGCATACAGTCTCACTGGAAAGCGGCCACCAG GTACACTGGACCAAAGAAGAAAACTACATGTTCAAACTGTCTGAGTTCCGGGAGCCGTTGCTGAGATGGCTCCAGGAAAGCAGGCTTACTGTAACCCCTGAGCCGTTCTACCAGCAGGTGCTCCAGTGGCTGAAACAGGACCTGCCAGACCTCTCCGTATCACGTGACAGAAACCGGCTGCAGTGGGGCATCCCTGTCCCTGGAGACTCGACGCAAACCATATATGTCTGGGTGGATGCCCTGGTGAATTACCTCACTGTTGTGGGTTATCCTGAGGCACACCACGACTGGTGGCCTGCGGCCTGCCACATTGTGGGCAAAGATATCCTCAAGTTCCATGTCATCTACTGGCCTGCTCTGCTGATGGCAGCAGGGTTAGACCCTCCAGAGCAGATCTTTGTCCACTCCCATTGGACGGTGCAAGGACAGAAGATGTCAAAAAGCCTGGGTAACGTGGTGGACCCGAGAGCCTGTTTCCAGCAGTACACGGTGGATGGCTTTCGGTATTTCCTGCTGAGACAGGGTGTCCCCGATCGGGACTGTGACTACTATGACGAGAAGGTCATCAAGTTGGTCAACTCAGAGCTGGCGGACGTCTTGGGAGGGCTCCTCAATCGCTGCACGGCCCCCAGCCTGAATCCTAGCGGGACCTACCCACGTTTCTCAGAGGCGTGTTTCCCTAGAGCCGTGGGCACTCAGAACAGAAAGGGGCTGGGCAAGGCTTCCACAGAGGACTACAAGCTAGTATCTTCCGTGAAGGAGCTTCCACTGCAAGTGAGCAGCTACTTTGAAGGCTTTCAGGTCTACAAGGCTTTGGAATCCATTGTTGACTGCGCAAGGCAGACAAATGGCTTTATGCAGAGGCATAAACCCTGGAAACTGAGTCGGGAGGATCCCTCGCAGCAGCAGTGGCTAGACACCATCCTCCATGTCACCCTAGAGTGCCTCCGGATTTACGGGCTCCTCTTACAACCGGTGATCCCCACCATTGCTGATAAGCTGCTCTCCCGGCTAGGTGTTGGTCCCTCAGAAAGATCTTTAAGGACCTTGACATTTCTTTCCCGCTACCAGGACGAACAGTGTCCCTTTGAAGGGAGATATCTTGGACCTGACACTGGGCTGTTATTTCCTAAACTGGAGAAACCTAAAGCCAGAAACCATGGGGGTCTTTAA
- the RAB33A gene encoding ras-related protein Rab-33A: MELEASLEQSVQTRIFKIIVIGDSNVGKTCLTVRFCGGAFPASTEATIGVDFREKAVEIEGEHIKVQVWDTAGQERFRKSMVEHYYRNVHAVVFVYDVTKMASFLNLKTWIEECNGHAVPALVPKVLVGNKCDLRDQIQVPSSVALKFADAHNMLLFETSAKDPKESQNVESIFMCLACRLKAQKSLLYRDMERQQGRAQKTQLLPESSGKNSCPC, translated from the exons ATGGAGCTGGAGGCCTCGCTGGAGCAGTCGGTGCAGACGCGCATCTTCAAGATCATCGTCATCGGCGACTCCAACGTGGGCAAGACCTGCCTGACGGTGCGCTTCTGCGGGGGCGCCTTCCCGGCCAGCACCGAGGCCACCATCGGCGTGGACTTCAGGGAGAAGGCGGTGGAGATCGAGGGCGAGCACATCAAG GTGCAGGTGTGGGACACAGCTGGCCAGGAGAGGTTTCGGAAGAGCATGGTGGAGCACTACTACCGCAATGTGCATGCTGTCGTCTTTGTCTATGATGTTACCAAGATGGCGTCCTTCCTTAACCTAAAGACCTGGATTGAAGAGTGCAACGGCCACGCCGTCCCCGCACTTGTCCCAAAGGTGCTTGTCGGAAACAAGTGTGACTTGCGAGACCAGATCCAGGTGCCATCCAGTGTGGCCCTGAAGTTTGCTGACGCTCACAATATGCTTTTATTTGAAACCTCGGCCAAGGACCCCAAAGAAAGCCAGAATGTGGAGTCTATTTTCATGTGCCTGGCTTGTCGGCTGAAAGCCCAGAAGTCTCTGCTTTATCGGGACATGGAGAGACAGCAAGGGAGGGCCCAGAAAACGCAGCTGTTGCCAGAATCGAGTGGCAAAAATTCCTGTCCTTGCTGA